A region of Mycteria americana isolate JAX WOST 10 ecotype Jacksonville Zoo and Gardens chromosome 11, USCA_MyAme_1.0, whole genome shotgun sequence DNA encodes the following proteins:
- the IL17RE gene encoding interleukin-17 receptor E isoform X3: protein MERPVLLAAAAALLLLLLLAGAGAAVTRLRVSANFECRATADSTLSRPRCRRPARAGPPLKPPALALSRARLCLPGQPCQPCLRVRLALPSAELGGVRGLQLNFLELGSNRAGWLQVWRRYRAPGSSSWQVQFDCFPAESGQHVLVSLRTIPDRGLAISRSHLVAAEPPGPVFTHTWVPEARAIEVRVPEGPALMVRLCHQLALECEELPRPFHQQVLVPGGHRVSLLYEFLVPCLCIEASYPHHDSPRSKHCPFRDQPAAYGPELWSSVCFHDYSASSKDQMAMVLSASCPLRPRATLCWREAAAETAPCHDVPNSTASEEEQAYTLDKVDVHPQLCFRFSYGNSSHVECPHRPETAWNVSVSAQGLQLHLRLTSSIPAAFSAALCQRRGGQCEPEAPLYTVTQPEGSAPGELALLLPVQVLGSCVLVWRSDVRFARKQLLCPDVSRRHFGLLGLVLALGLVVTVLLLNCRGAWRPAAGAPGGRPVLLLYSPDSEEHLGLVCALAERLRAGLGCDVRLDLWEAGGVGRAGVLPWLYAQRGHVGRQRGTVLLLWSRGSTRLFRRWRVGVADGTPGDAHDIFGAAMACLHGELGAAGCGSGWVLAYFSRLCSPRDVPRPLRPLPTYRLPRQLPGLLGALRGSPPAPRRCRGRAEGLLHRLLEVGAGEGGPSPRPPGMAAGT, encoded by the exons ATGGAGCGCCCGGTGCTgctcgccgctgccgccgcgctgctgctgctgctgctgctggccggggccggggccgccgtcACCCGCCTCCGGGTCTCCGCCAACTTC GAGTGCCGGGCCACCG CCGACAGCACGCTGAgccgtccccgctgccgccggccggcccgggccgggcccccgctGAAGCCGCCCGCCCTGGCGCTGAGCCGGGCCCGCCTGTGCCTGcccgggcagccctgccagccctgcctgcgggtGCGCCTGGCCCTCCCCTCCGCAG AGCTCGGCGGTGTCCGTGGGCTGCAGCTCAACTTCCTGGAGCTGGGCTCCAACCGGGCCGGCTGGCTGCAGGTGTGGCGGCGGTACCGGGCACCGGGCAGCTCGTCG tGGCAGGTGCAGTTCGACTGCTTCCCGGCGGAGAGCGGGCAGCATGTCCTCGTCTCCCTCCGAACCATCCCTGACCGAGGCTTAGCCATCAGCCGCAGCCACCTGGTCGCCGCCGAGCCGCCCG GGCCAGTCTTCACCCATACCTGGGTGCCCGAGGCGCGGGCCATCGAGGTGCGGGTGCCCGAGGGCCCTGCCCTGATGGTGCGGCTGTGCCACCAGCTGGCCCTGGAGTGCGAGGAGCTGCCCCGGCCCTTCCACCAGCAG GTGCTGGTGCCAGGGGGCCACCGAGTCTCGCTGCTGTACGAGTTCCTGGTGCCCTGCCTGTGCATCGAG gCCTCCTACCCCCACCACGACAGCCCGCGCAGCAAGCACTGCCCCTTCCGTGACCAGCCGGCCGCAT ACGGCCCTGAGCTGTGGTCCTCGGTGTGCTTCCATGACTACAGCGCCAGCAGCAAGGACCAGATGGCGATGGTGCTGAGTGCCAGCTGCCCCCTGCGCCCCCGGGCCACCCTGtgctggagggaggcagcggcCGAGACTGCGCCCTGCCACGACGTCCCCAACTCCACAGCCAGCGAGGAGGAGCAG GCATACACGCTGGACAAGGTGGATGtgcacccccagctctgcttccGG TTCTCCTACGGGAACAGCAGCCACGTCGAGTGCCCCCACCGGCCAG AGACCGCCTGGAACGTCTCGGTGAGcgcccaggggctgcagctgcacctGCGCCTCACCTCCAGCATCCCCGCGGCCTTCAGCGCAGCCCTctgccagcgccggggcgggCAGTGCGAGCCCGAGGCTCCCCTCTACACCGTCACGCAG CCggagggctctgccccgggggaGCTGGCGCTGCTGTTGCCGGTGCAGGTCCTGGGCAGCTGCGTGTTG gtATGGCGCTCAGACGTGCGCTTTGCTCGgaagcagctgctctgtcccGATG TCTCCCGCAGGCACTttgggctgctggggctggtgctggcgctggggctggtggtgaCCGTGCTGCTCCTCAACTGCCGCGGTGCCTGGAGGCCGGCTGCCG gtGCCCCGGGCGGAcggcctgtgctgctgctgtactCGCCCGACTCGGAGGAGCACCTGGGGCTGGTGTGCGCCCTGGCCGAGCGGCTTCGCGCAGGGCTGGGCTGCGATGTGCGCCTGGACCTGTGGGAAGCGGGCGGCGTGGGGAGGGCAGGCGTCCTGCCCTGGCTCTACGCCCAGCGGGGCCATGTGGGCCGCCAGCGTGGCACCGTCCTCCTCCTCTGGAGCCGGGGCAGCACCCGGCTCTTCCGCCGGTGGCGGGTCGGGGTGGCCGATGGGACCCCCGGGGATGCCCACGACATCTTCGGGGCGGCCATGGCCTGCCTGCAcggggagctgggggcagcgggcTGCGGCAGCGGCTGGGTGCTCGCCTACTTCAGCCGGCTCTGCAGCCCCCGCGATgtcccccggcccctccggcccctGCCCACCTACCGCCTGCCCCGGCAGCTGCCCGGGCTGCTGGGTGCCctgcggggcagccccccggccccccgccgctgccggggcagggcagagggactgCTGCACCggctgctggaggtgggggccggggagggaggcccctcgccccggccccccgggatGGCCGCCGGCACCTGA
- the JAGN1 gene encoding protein jagunal homolog 1 has protein sequence MASRGGPRAAGTDGSDFQHRERVASHYQMSVTLKSEIKKLIYTHVGIWLLLLAQMCVGHLKLLPHDQVAMPYQWEYPYLLSILPSLLGLLSFPRNNISYLVLSMISTGLFSVAPLIYGAMEMFPMAQQLYRHGKAYRFIFGFSAVSVMYLVVVVAAQVHGWQLYYSKKLLDSWFTSTQEKKKK, from the exons ATGGCCTCCCGCGGGGGTCCCCGCGCCGCCGGCACCGATGGCAGCGACTTCCAGCACCGGGAGCGCGTGGCCTCGCACTACCAGATGAG CGTGACCCTCAAGTCGGAGATCAAGAAGCTGATCTACACGCACGTGggcatctggctgctgctgctggcccagaTGTGCGTGGGGCACCTCAAGCTGCTGCCCCACGACCAGGTGGCCATGCCCTACCAGTGGGAGTACCCCTACCTGCTCAgcatcctgccctccctcctgggcctcctctccttcccccgcAACAACATCAGCTACCTGGTGCTCTCCATGATCAGCACCGGCCTCTTCTCCGTGGCTCCTCTCATCTACGGGGCCATGGAGATGTTCCCCATGGCGCAGCAGCTCTACCGTCACGGCAAAGCTTACCGCTTCATCTTCGGCTTCTCGGCCGTCTCCGTCATGtacctggtggtggtggtggccgcCCAGGTGCACGGCTGGCAGCTCTActacagcaagaagctgctgGACTCCTGGTTCACCAGCACgcaggagaagaagaagaaatga
- the IL17RE gene encoding interleukin-17 receptor E isoform X2 → MERPVLLAAAAALLLLLLLAGAGAAVTRLRVSANFECRATADSTLSRPRCRRPARAGPPLKPPALALSRARLCLPGQPCQPCLRVRLALPSAELGGVRGLQLNFLELGSNRAGWLQVWRRYRAPGSSSWQVQFDCFPAESGQHVLVSLRTIPDRGLAISRSHLVAAEPPGPVFTHTWVPEARAIEVRVPEGPALMVRLCHQLALECEELPRPFHQQLALPPCPQVLVPGGHRVSLLYEFLVPCLCIEASYPHHDSPRSKHCPFRDQPAAYGPELWSSVCFHDYSASSKDQMAMVLSASCPLRPRATLCWREAAAETAPCHDVPNSTASEEEQVDVHPQLCFRFSYGNSSHVECPHRPETAWNVSVSAQGLQLHLRLTSSIPAAFSAALCQRRGGQCEPEAPLYTVTQPEGSAPGELALLLPVQVLGSCVLVWRSDVRFARKQLLCPDVSRRHFGLLGLVLALGLVVTVLLLNCRGAWRPAAGAPGGRPVLLLYSPDSEEHLGLVCALAERLRAGLGCDVRLDLWEAGGVGRAGVLPWLYAQRGHVGRQRGTVLLLWSRGSTRLFRRWRVGVADGTPGDAHDIFGAAMACLHGELGAAGCGSGWVLAYFSRLCSPRDVPRPLRPLPTYRLPRQLPGLLGALRGSPPAPRRCRGRAEGLLHRLLEVGAGEGGPSPRPPGMAAGT, encoded by the exons ATGGAGCGCCCGGTGCTgctcgccgctgccgccgcgctgctgctgctgctgctgctggccggggccggggccgccgtcACCCGCCTCCGGGTCTCCGCCAACTTC GAGTGCCGGGCCACCG CCGACAGCACGCTGAgccgtccccgctgccgccggccggcccgggccgggcccccgctGAAGCCGCCCGCCCTGGCGCTGAGCCGGGCCCGCCTGTGCCTGcccgggcagccctgccagccctgcctgcgggtGCGCCTGGCCCTCCCCTCCGCAG AGCTCGGCGGTGTCCGTGGGCTGCAGCTCAACTTCCTGGAGCTGGGCTCCAACCGGGCCGGCTGGCTGCAGGTGTGGCGGCGGTACCGGGCACCGGGCAGCTCGTCG tGGCAGGTGCAGTTCGACTGCTTCCCGGCGGAGAGCGGGCAGCATGTCCTCGTCTCCCTCCGAACCATCCCTGACCGAGGCTTAGCCATCAGCCGCAGCCACCTGGTCGCCGCCGAGCCGCCCG GGCCAGTCTTCACCCATACCTGGGTGCCCGAGGCGCGGGCCATCGAGGTGCGGGTGCCCGAGGGCCCTGCCCTGATGGTGCGGCTGTGCCACCAGCTGGCCCTGGAGTGCGAGGAGCTGCCCCGGCCCTTCCACCAGCAG CTGGCACTGCCTCCGTGCCCGCAGGTGCTGGTGCCAGGGGGCCACCGAGTCTCGCTGCTGTACGAGTTCCTGGTGCCCTGCCTGTGCATCGAG gCCTCCTACCCCCACCACGACAGCCCGCGCAGCAAGCACTGCCCCTTCCGTGACCAGCCGGCCGCAT ACGGCCCTGAGCTGTGGTCCTCGGTGTGCTTCCATGACTACAGCGCCAGCAGCAAGGACCAGATGGCGATGGTGCTGAGTGCCAGCTGCCCCCTGCGCCCCCGGGCCACCCTGtgctggagggaggcagcggcCGAGACTGCGCCCTGCCACGACGTCCCCAACTCCACAGCCAGCGAGGAGGAGCAG GTGGATGtgcacccccagctctgcttccGG TTCTCCTACGGGAACAGCAGCCACGTCGAGTGCCCCCACCGGCCAG AGACCGCCTGGAACGTCTCGGTGAGcgcccaggggctgcagctgcacctGCGCCTCACCTCCAGCATCCCCGCGGCCTTCAGCGCAGCCCTctgccagcgccggggcgggCAGTGCGAGCCCGAGGCTCCCCTCTACACCGTCACGCAG CCggagggctctgccccgggggaGCTGGCGCTGCTGTTGCCGGTGCAGGTCCTGGGCAGCTGCGTGTTG gtATGGCGCTCAGACGTGCGCTTTGCTCGgaagcagctgctctgtcccGATG TCTCCCGCAGGCACTttgggctgctggggctggtgctggcgctggggctggtggtgaCCGTGCTGCTCCTCAACTGCCGCGGTGCCTGGAGGCCGGCTGCCG gtGCCCCGGGCGGAcggcctgtgctgctgctgtactCGCCCGACTCGGAGGAGCACCTGGGGCTGGTGTGCGCCCTGGCCGAGCGGCTTCGCGCAGGGCTGGGCTGCGATGTGCGCCTGGACCTGTGGGAAGCGGGCGGCGTGGGGAGGGCAGGCGTCCTGCCCTGGCTCTACGCCCAGCGGGGCCATGTGGGCCGCCAGCGTGGCACCGTCCTCCTCCTCTGGAGCCGGGGCAGCACCCGGCTCTTCCGCCGGTGGCGGGTCGGGGTGGCCGATGGGACCCCCGGGGATGCCCACGACATCTTCGGGGCGGCCATGGCCTGCCTGCAcggggagctgggggcagcgggcTGCGGCAGCGGCTGGGTGCTCGCCTACTTCAGCCGGCTCTGCAGCCCCCGCGATgtcccccggcccctccggcccctGCCCACCTACCGCCTGCCCCGGCAGCTGCCCGGGCTGCTGGGTGCCctgcggggcagccccccggccccccgccgctgccggggcagggcagagggactgCTGCACCggctgctggaggtgggggccggggagggaggcccctcgccccggccccccgggatGGCCGCCGGCACCTGA
- the IL17RE gene encoding interleukin-17 receptor E isoform X1: MERPVLLAAAAALLLLLLLAGAGAAVTRLRVSANFECRATADSTLSRPRCRRPARAGPPLKPPALALSRARLCLPGQPCQPCLRVRLALPSAELGGVRGLQLNFLELGSNRAGWLQVWRRYRAPGSSSWQVQFDCFPAESGQHVLVSLRTIPDRGLAISRSHLVAAEPPGPVFTHTWVPEARAIEVRVPEGPALMVRLCHQLALECEELPRPFHQQLALPPCPQVLVPGGHRVSLLYEFLVPCLCIEASYPHHDSPRSKHCPFRDQPAAYGPELWSSVCFHDYSASSKDQMAMVLSASCPLRPRATLCWREAAAETAPCHDVPNSTASEEEQAYTLDKVDVHPQLCFRFSYGNSSHVECPHRPETAWNVSVSAQGLQLHLRLTSSIPAAFSAALCQRRGGQCEPEAPLYTVTQPEGSAPGELALLLPVQVLGSCVLVWRSDVRFARKQLLCPDVSRRHFGLLGLVLALGLVVTVLLLNCRGAWRPAAGAPGGRPVLLLYSPDSEEHLGLVCALAERLRAGLGCDVRLDLWEAGGVGRAGVLPWLYAQRGHVGRQRGTVLLLWSRGSTRLFRRWRVGVADGTPGDAHDIFGAAMACLHGELGAAGCGSGWVLAYFSRLCSPRDVPRPLRPLPTYRLPRQLPGLLGALRGSPPAPRRCRGRAEGLLHRLLEVGAGEGGPSPRPPGMAAGT, translated from the exons ATGGAGCGCCCGGTGCTgctcgccgctgccgccgcgctgctgctgctgctgctgctggccggggccggggccgccgtcACCCGCCTCCGGGTCTCCGCCAACTTC GAGTGCCGGGCCACCG CCGACAGCACGCTGAgccgtccccgctgccgccggccggcccgggccgggcccccgctGAAGCCGCCCGCCCTGGCGCTGAGCCGGGCCCGCCTGTGCCTGcccgggcagccctgccagccctgcctgcgggtGCGCCTGGCCCTCCCCTCCGCAG AGCTCGGCGGTGTCCGTGGGCTGCAGCTCAACTTCCTGGAGCTGGGCTCCAACCGGGCCGGCTGGCTGCAGGTGTGGCGGCGGTACCGGGCACCGGGCAGCTCGTCG tGGCAGGTGCAGTTCGACTGCTTCCCGGCGGAGAGCGGGCAGCATGTCCTCGTCTCCCTCCGAACCATCCCTGACCGAGGCTTAGCCATCAGCCGCAGCCACCTGGTCGCCGCCGAGCCGCCCG GGCCAGTCTTCACCCATACCTGGGTGCCCGAGGCGCGGGCCATCGAGGTGCGGGTGCCCGAGGGCCCTGCCCTGATGGTGCGGCTGTGCCACCAGCTGGCCCTGGAGTGCGAGGAGCTGCCCCGGCCCTTCCACCAGCAG CTGGCACTGCCTCCGTGCCCGCAGGTGCTGGTGCCAGGGGGCCACCGAGTCTCGCTGCTGTACGAGTTCCTGGTGCCCTGCCTGTGCATCGAG gCCTCCTACCCCCACCACGACAGCCCGCGCAGCAAGCACTGCCCCTTCCGTGACCAGCCGGCCGCAT ACGGCCCTGAGCTGTGGTCCTCGGTGTGCTTCCATGACTACAGCGCCAGCAGCAAGGACCAGATGGCGATGGTGCTGAGTGCCAGCTGCCCCCTGCGCCCCCGGGCCACCCTGtgctggagggaggcagcggcCGAGACTGCGCCCTGCCACGACGTCCCCAACTCCACAGCCAGCGAGGAGGAGCAG GCATACACGCTGGACAAGGTGGATGtgcacccccagctctgcttccGG TTCTCCTACGGGAACAGCAGCCACGTCGAGTGCCCCCACCGGCCAG AGACCGCCTGGAACGTCTCGGTGAGcgcccaggggctgcagctgcacctGCGCCTCACCTCCAGCATCCCCGCGGCCTTCAGCGCAGCCCTctgccagcgccggggcgggCAGTGCGAGCCCGAGGCTCCCCTCTACACCGTCACGCAG CCggagggctctgccccgggggaGCTGGCGCTGCTGTTGCCGGTGCAGGTCCTGGGCAGCTGCGTGTTG gtATGGCGCTCAGACGTGCGCTTTGCTCGgaagcagctgctctgtcccGATG TCTCCCGCAGGCACTttgggctgctggggctggtgctggcgctggggctggtggtgaCCGTGCTGCTCCTCAACTGCCGCGGTGCCTGGAGGCCGGCTGCCG gtGCCCCGGGCGGAcggcctgtgctgctgctgtactCGCCCGACTCGGAGGAGCACCTGGGGCTGGTGTGCGCCCTGGCCGAGCGGCTTCGCGCAGGGCTGGGCTGCGATGTGCGCCTGGACCTGTGGGAAGCGGGCGGCGTGGGGAGGGCAGGCGTCCTGCCCTGGCTCTACGCCCAGCGGGGCCATGTGGGCCGCCAGCGTGGCACCGTCCTCCTCCTCTGGAGCCGGGGCAGCACCCGGCTCTTCCGCCGGTGGCGGGTCGGGGTGGCCGATGGGACCCCCGGGGATGCCCACGACATCTTCGGGGCGGCCATGGCCTGCCTGCAcggggagctgggggcagcgggcTGCGGCAGCGGCTGGGTGCTCGCCTACTTCAGCCGGCTCTGCAGCCCCCGCGATgtcccccggcccctccggcccctGCCCACCTACCGCCTGCCCCGGCAGCTGCCCGGGCTGCTGGGTGCCctgcggggcagccccccggccccccgccgctgccggggcagggcagagggactgCTGCACCggctgctggaggtgggggccggggagggaggcccctcgccccggccccccgggatGGCCGCCGGCACCTGA
- the RPUSD3 gene encoding mitochondrial mRNA pseudouridine synthase RPUSD3 isoform X2, producing the protein MAGGGRAARVLARAGHGARAAGRGRPLGPEETLGLLEASVVHREGALLALSKPPGLPVLGHPGELSLAALLPSLRRRLGLPAELHVVKAPARECSGLVLLSGCHRATEQLQRFFTDARRRGQYPATYRAVTVGVPAEAEGEIRTGLCWQRQGDTATVVPVLAPGCRSLARKEVKSTLTRYRVLGAAGGCALLQLQPRTAFPEQLPVHLTLLLCPALGDHKHSSRVGRVLGVPILLPPEAAPTRTQVLDPELLCRLGLSPRQLHRLPLHLHLQQLVLPRGPLCAPPPPPFLRTLRCLGLPGHEEP; encoded by the exons ATGGCGGGCGGGGGCAGGGCCGCGCGCGTGCTGGCGCGCGCGGGGCACGGGGCGCGCGCCGCGGG GCGGGGGCGGCCGCTGGGCCCCGAGGAGacgctggggctgctggaggcctCCGTGGTGCATCGGGAAG GAGCCCTGCTGGCGCTGAGCAAGCCCCCCGGCCTGCCCGTCCTGG ggCACCCTGGGGAGCTGAGCCTGGCGGCGCTGCTGCCGTCGCTGAGACGGCGCCTGGGGCTCCCCGCCGAGCTCCATGTGGTGAAGGCTCCCGCCAG GGAGTGCTCCGGCCTCGTCCTCCTCTCTGGCTGCCACCGTGCCACCGAGCAGCTCCAGCGGTTCTTCACCGATGCCCGCCGGAGAGGCCAGTACCCCGCCACGTACCG cgcCGTCACCGTGGGGGTCCCGGCGGAGGCGGAGGGCGAGATCCGCAccgggctgtgctggcagcggcAGGGTGACACCGCCACG GTGGTGCCGGTGCTGGCCCCGGGGTGCCGCAGCCTGGCCAGGAAGGAGGTGAAGAGCACCCTGACACGCTAccgggtgctgggtgctgcggggggctgtgccctcctccagctccagcccaggaCAG CCTTCCCGGAGCAGCTCCCGGTGCATCTGACGCTGCTGCTGTGCCCGGCCCTGGGTGACCACAAGCACTCGTCCCGcgtgggcagggtgctgggggtgcccatCCTCCTGCCCCCCGAGGCCGCCCCGACCCGCACACAG GTGCTGGACCCGGAGCTGCTGTGCCGGCTGGGGCTCTCCCCACGGCAGCTCCACCGCCTCCCGCTCCACCTccacctgcagcagctggtgctgccccggggcccgctctgtgcccccccgccaccccccttCCTGCGCACCCTGCggtgcctggggctgcccgggcACGAGGAGCCCTAG
- the IL17RE gene encoding interleukin-17 receptor E isoform X4 — MERPVLLAAAAALLLLLLLAGAGAAVTRLRVSANFECRATELGGVRGLQLNFLELGSNRAGWLQVWRRYRAPGSSSWQVQFDCFPAESGQHVLVSLRTIPDRGLAISRSHLVAAEPPGPVFTHTWVPEARAIEVRVPEGPALMVRLCHQLALECEELPRPFHQQLALPPCPQVLVPGGHRVSLLYEFLVPCLCIEASYPHHDSPRSKHCPFRDQPAAYGPELWSSVCFHDYSASSKDQMAMVLSASCPLRPRATLCWREAAAETAPCHDVPNSTASEEEQAYTLDKVDVHPQLCFRFSYGNSSHVECPHRPETAWNVSVSAQGLQLHLRLTSSIPAAFSAALCQRRGGQCEPEAPLYTVTQPEGSAPGELALLLPVQVLGSCVLVWRSDVRFARKQLLCPDVSRRHFGLLGLVLALGLVVTVLLLNCRGAWRPAAGAPGGRPVLLLYSPDSEEHLGLVCALAERLRAGLGCDVRLDLWEAGGVGRAGVLPWLYAQRGHVGRQRGTVLLLWSRGSTRLFRRWRVGVADGTPGDAHDIFGAAMACLHGELGAAGCGSGWVLAYFSRLCSPRDVPRPLRPLPTYRLPRQLPGLLGALRGSPPAPRRCRGRAEGLLHRLLEVGAGEGGPSPRPPGMAAGT; from the exons ATGGAGCGCCCGGTGCTgctcgccgctgccgccgcgctgctgctgctgctgctgctggccggggccggggccgccgtcACCCGCCTCCGGGTCTCCGCCAACTTC GAGTGCCGGGCCACCG AGCTCGGCGGTGTCCGTGGGCTGCAGCTCAACTTCCTGGAGCTGGGCTCCAACCGGGCCGGCTGGCTGCAGGTGTGGCGGCGGTACCGGGCACCGGGCAGCTCGTCG tGGCAGGTGCAGTTCGACTGCTTCCCGGCGGAGAGCGGGCAGCATGTCCTCGTCTCCCTCCGAACCATCCCTGACCGAGGCTTAGCCATCAGCCGCAGCCACCTGGTCGCCGCCGAGCCGCCCG GGCCAGTCTTCACCCATACCTGGGTGCCCGAGGCGCGGGCCATCGAGGTGCGGGTGCCCGAGGGCCCTGCCCTGATGGTGCGGCTGTGCCACCAGCTGGCCCTGGAGTGCGAGGAGCTGCCCCGGCCCTTCCACCAGCAG CTGGCACTGCCTCCGTGCCCGCAGGTGCTGGTGCCAGGGGGCCACCGAGTCTCGCTGCTGTACGAGTTCCTGGTGCCCTGCCTGTGCATCGAG gCCTCCTACCCCCACCACGACAGCCCGCGCAGCAAGCACTGCCCCTTCCGTGACCAGCCGGCCGCAT ACGGCCCTGAGCTGTGGTCCTCGGTGTGCTTCCATGACTACAGCGCCAGCAGCAAGGACCAGATGGCGATGGTGCTGAGTGCCAGCTGCCCCCTGCGCCCCCGGGCCACCCTGtgctggagggaggcagcggcCGAGACTGCGCCCTGCCACGACGTCCCCAACTCCACAGCCAGCGAGGAGGAGCAG GCATACACGCTGGACAAGGTGGATGtgcacccccagctctgcttccGG TTCTCCTACGGGAACAGCAGCCACGTCGAGTGCCCCCACCGGCCAG AGACCGCCTGGAACGTCTCGGTGAGcgcccaggggctgcagctgcacctGCGCCTCACCTCCAGCATCCCCGCGGCCTTCAGCGCAGCCCTctgccagcgccggggcgggCAGTGCGAGCCCGAGGCTCCCCTCTACACCGTCACGCAG CCggagggctctgccccgggggaGCTGGCGCTGCTGTTGCCGGTGCAGGTCCTGGGCAGCTGCGTGTTG gtATGGCGCTCAGACGTGCGCTTTGCTCGgaagcagctgctctgtcccGATG TCTCCCGCAGGCACTttgggctgctggggctggtgctggcgctggggctggtggtgaCCGTGCTGCTCCTCAACTGCCGCGGTGCCTGGAGGCCGGCTGCCG gtGCCCCGGGCGGAcggcctgtgctgctgctgtactCGCCCGACTCGGAGGAGCACCTGGGGCTGGTGTGCGCCCTGGCCGAGCGGCTTCGCGCAGGGCTGGGCTGCGATGTGCGCCTGGACCTGTGGGAAGCGGGCGGCGTGGGGAGGGCAGGCGTCCTGCCCTGGCTCTACGCCCAGCGGGGCCATGTGGGCCGCCAGCGTGGCACCGTCCTCCTCCTCTGGAGCCGGGGCAGCACCCGGCTCTTCCGCCGGTGGCGGGTCGGGGTGGCCGATGGGACCCCCGGGGATGCCCACGACATCTTCGGGGCGGCCATGGCCTGCCTGCAcggggagctgggggcagcgggcTGCGGCAGCGGCTGGGTGCTCGCCTACTTCAGCCGGCTCTGCAGCCCCCGCGATgtcccccggcccctccggcccctGCCCACCTACCGCCTGCCCCGGCAGCTGCCCGGGCTGCTGGGTGCCctgcggggcagccccccggccccccgccgctgccggggcagggcagagggactgCTGCACCggctgctggaggtgggggccggggagggaggcccctcgccccggccccccgggatGGCCGCCGGCACCTGA
- the RPUSD3 gene encoding mitochondrial mRNA pseudouridine synthase RPUSD3 isoform X1, with the protein MAAAAGSECLGGLSARPEARLYGSGGVAPSRLRPRAGAVPPWRAGAGPRACWRARGTGRAPRGALLALSKPPGLPVLGHPGELSLAALLPSLRRRLGLPAELHVVKAPARECSGLVLLSGCHRATEQLQRFFTDARRRGQYPATYRAVTVGVPAEAEGEIRTGLCWQRQGDTATVVPVLAPGCRSLARKEVKSTLTRYRVLGAAGGCALLQLQPRTAFPEQLPVHLTLLLCPALGDHKHSSRVGRVLGVPILLPPEAAPTRTQVLDPELLCRLGLSPRQLHRLPLHLHLQQLVLPRGPLCAPPPPPFLRTLRCLGLPGHEEP; encoded by the exons AtggccgcggccgccggctctGAATGCCTAGGCGGCCTCTCTGCGCGCCCGGAGGCTCGGCTCTATGGCAGCGGCGGGGTTGCCCCCTCTCGGCTCCGCCCCCGCGCAGGCGCAGTGCCGCCATGGCGGGCGGGGGCAGGGCCGCGCGCGTGCTGGCGCGCGCGGGGCACGGGGCGCGCGCCGCGGG GAGCCCTGCTGGCGCTGAGCAAGCCCCCCGGCCTGCCCGTCCTGG ggCACCCTGGGGAGCTGAGCCTGGCGGCGCTGCTGCCGTCGCTGAGACGGCGCCTGGGGCTCCCCGCCGAGCTCCATGTGGTGAAGGCTCCCGCCAG GGAGTGCTCCGGCCTCGTCCTCCTCTCTGGCTGCCACCGTGCCACCGAGCAGCTCCAGCGGTTCTTCACCGATGCCCGCCGGAGAGGCCAGTACCCCGCCACGTACCG cgcCGTCACCGTGGGGGTCCCGGCGGAGGCGGAGGGCGAGATCCGCAccgggctgtgctggcagcggcAGGGTGACACCGCCACG GTGGTGCCGGTGCTGGCCCCGGGGTGCCGCAGCCTGGCCAGGAAGGAGGTGAAGAGCACCCTGACACGCTAccgggtgctgggtgctgcggggggctgtgccctcctccagctccagcccaggaCAG CCTTCCCGGAGCAGCTCCCGGTGCATCTGACGCTGCTGCTGTGCCCGGCCCTGGGTGACCACAAGCACTCGTCCCGcgtgggcagggtgctgggggtgcccatCCTCCTGCCCCCCGAGGCCGCCCCGACCCGCACACAG GTGCTGGACCCGGAGCTGCTGTGCCGGCTGGGGCTCTCCCCACGGCAGCTCCACCGCCTCCCGCTCCACCTccacctgcagcagctggtgctgccccggggcccgctctgtgcccccccgccaccccccttCCTGCGCACCCTGCggtgcctggggctgcccgggcACGAGGAGCCCTAG